A genomic segment from Chloroflexota bacterium encodes:
- a CDS encoding TraR/DksA family transcriptional regulator, whose translation MNQQTAPPTRASATKPRRGRALDLTAFRSVLEQERDRLLREAAALTADEQALSSAQQAEGGIAGDSADVASDVAEIALDRALEQTTRSRAADVEAALQRIDRGVYGMCEDCGHAIDPARLRALPSARRCLACQERMERRGRPQRS comes from the coding sequence ATGAACCAGCAGACCGCACCGCCGACACGGGCATCGGCCACCAAGCCGAGGCGCGGGCGCGCGCTCGATCTCACCGCGTTTCGCTCGGTCCTTGAGCAGGAGCGGGACCGGCTCCTGAGGGAGGCAGCCGCGCTCACGGCCGACGAACAGGCCCTTTCGAGCGCACAGCAGGCCGAAGGAGGAATCGCCGGAGACTCCGCTGATGTGGCGAGCGACGTGGCCGAGATCGCGCTCGATCGAGCCCTGGAGCAAACGACGCGAAGCCGCGCCGCGGACGTCGAAGCTGCGCTGCAGCGAATCGACCGTGGCGTGTACGGTATGTGTGAGGATTGCGGTCACGCCATCGATCCGGCGCGACTCCGGGCGCTTCCCTCCGCGCGCCGGTGCCTCGCATGTCAGGAGCGGATGGAGCGCCGCGGAAGGCCTCAGCGATCTTGA
- a CDS encoding MFS transporter produces the protein MSAPTTVHGSIPSARPPSEARALSWSSFATIYLPAMLLALGTGIALPAIPVLARSFDVPFGVASGVVTAFLIGGLAGSLPTGWLVDRVGRRPIMIAGPILTAVMALLTAMAQSFPELLFYRFVDGWAAQMWLLARLAGISHNAGAGQRGRQVSWMYGMDNVGRLSGPLVGGFIAAAFGPRSAFLAYAVLALLALVPTLRLQEDAPPRRASVGDGRAPHLGISFWNIVIPRLAFFGIAFFSAIARGPIFADMLHLYAAFAYDLDAQTIGILATAASVTTLPIGFIAGWLMDRFGRKVTMVPGFSAVTITMLMLAGTAFLHLPFSWYVVVFLATVAAQGLTGGSIQTVGTDVAPPEARGLFLGLWRFTGQVGTSISPIVFAILADHTGYGSSFIFVATAGLITALLLVTLIPETSKTRVA, from the coding sequence GTGAGCGCTCCCACGACCGTTCACGGTTCGATCCCGTCAGCGCGGCCCCCGTCCGAGGCGCGCGCCCTCTCCTGGAGCTCCTTTGCGACGATTTATCTCCCGGCCATGCTGCTGGCCCTTGGCACGGGCATCGCGCTGCCCGCGATTCCCGTGCTCGCGCGGTCGTTCGACGTGCCCTTTGGCGTGGCGAGCGGAGTCGTCACGGCGTTTCTGATCGGCGGTTTGGCCGGTAGCCTCCCGACGGGGTGGCTCGTGGACCGCGTCGGGAGGCGCCCCATCATGATCGCGGGCCCGATCCTCACCGCCGTGATGGCGCTCCTGACCGCGATGGCCCAATCGTTTCCGGAGCTGCTGTTCTATCGCTTCGTCGATGGCTGGGCCGCGCAGATGTGGCTCCTGGCGCGGCTGGCGGGTATCTCTCACAACGCGGGCGCGGGTCAACGAGGCCGGCAGGTAAGCTGGATGTACGGCATGGACAACGTCGGCCGGCTCTCCGGTCCGCTCGTCGGCGGGTTCATCGCCGCGGCGTTTGGCCCGCGAAGCGCGTTCCTCGCCTACGCCGTGCTGGCCTTGCTGGCGCTCGTGCCGACGCTGCGGCTGCAGGAGGATGCGCCGCCACGGCGCGCGAGCGTCGGCGACGGACGCGCGCCGCACCTGGGCATCTCCTTTTGGAACATCGTTATCCCACGCCTCGCCTTCTTTGGCATCGCGTTCTTTTCCGCTATCGCGCGCGGTCCAATCTTCGCCGACATGCTCCATCTCTACGCCGCGTTCGCCTACGATCTCGACGCGCAGACGATCGGTATCCTGGCTACGGCCGCGAGCGTCACGACGCTTCCCATTGGATTCATCGCCGGCTGGTTGATGGACCGATTTGGGCGGAAGGTCACGATGGTGCCGGGCTTTTCCGCCGTGACCATAACGATGCTCATGCTCGCCGGCACGGCGTTCCTGCACCTCCCGTTCTCGTGGTACGTCGTGGTGTTTCTTGCCACCGTCGCTGCCCAGGGACTGACTGGCGGCTCCATCCAGACGGTCGGAACGGACGTGGCGCCGCCGGAGGCGCGTGGCCTGTTCCTCGGCCTGTGGCGCTTTACCGGTCAGGTGGGAACGTCCATCAGCCCCATTGTCTTCGCCATCCTCGCGGACCACACCGGGTATGGGTCGTCCTTCATCTTCGTCGCCACTGCTGGGTTGATCACTGCGCTGCTGCTGGTTACCCTCATCCCCGAAACGTCGAAGACGCGAGTCGCGTAG
- a CDS encoding polymer-forming cytoskeletal protein, whose protein sequence is MTRIRVPHPHLLPLVLGLALATAIVVPSAYAFDARSGEEITIGPDSVVDDDLYVAARSVTIDGVVRGDVLAAGQTVIVNGTVEGTLMAAGQTVIVNGTVRDTARVAAQGVQIGSTARVGRDLMFLGYSLETLPGSAIGRDVLIGGSQAMLAGTVDRDVRGGMAGLAVLGQVGRNVEVSVGASDAREPVTITSPPPSIVIPNVPAGLAVEPGAHIGGSLSYTSTREFPVYGAVEQGTHWTAQQPASPPQRTFGDAVADTVRRLIAIAIAGLLLLWLAPRWTEQMAATISARPLPSIGWGIVASFGALGVAIGICLGTMALAIAFGVITLPALAGLSLVVGFLAEAALLVSLSVFALLVSQAVVSFLGGKLLLDRMEAPWAKGRVATLLVGLVIFVLITTIPILGGIIAAIAALAALGAAWLWVRDRRAPAPALTRVEPGTAAA, encoded by the coding sequence ATGACAAGAATTCGAGTTCCGCACCCGCACCTGCTCCCCCTCGTCCTCGGCCTCGCCCTCGCGACGGCGATCGTGGTCCCCTCGGCCTATGCCTTCGACGCCCGAAGCGGCGAGGAGATCACCATTGGTCCGGACTCGGTGGTTGACGACGATCTGTACGTCGCCGCGAGGAGCGTGACCATCGACGGCGTCGTCCGAGGGGACGTGCTGGCCGCCGGTCAGACCGTCATCGTGAACGGCACGGTCGAGGGGACCCTCATGGCCGCCGGTCAGACCGTCATCGTGAACGGCACGGTCCGCGACACCGCGCGCGTCGCGGCCCAGGGGGTGCAGATCGGCAGCACGGCCCGGGTCGGCCGCGACCTCATGTTTCTCGGCTACAGCCTCGAAACCCTCCCCGGGAGCGCCATCGGCCGCGACGTGCTCATTGGCGGCTCGCAGGCGATGCTCGCCGGGACCGTCGACCGCGACGTGCGCGGAGGCATGGCGGGCCTGGCCGTCCTCGGACAGGTCGGGCGAAACGTGGAGGTCTCCGTGGGCGCGAGCGATGCGCGCGAGCCCGTCACGATCACCTCGCCCCCGCCCTCGATCGTCATTCCCAACGTTCCGGCGGGGCTCGCGGTCGAACCCGGTGCGCACATCGGTGGCAGTCTGAGCTATACCTCGACCCGCGAGTTCCCGGTGTACGGCGCCGTCGAACAGGGCACGCACTGGACGGCGCAGCAACCGGCTTCGCCGCCACAGCGCACCTTCGGGGACGCGGTGGCGGATACCGTGCGCCGTCTGATCGCCATCGCCATCGCCGGCCTGCTTCTGCTCTGGCTCGCGCCGAGATGGACTGAGCAGATGGCTGCGACGATCTCGGCGCGGCCGCTCCCGAGCATCGGATGGGGCATCGTCGCGTCGTTCGGGGCACTGGGGGTCGCCATCGGCATCTGCCTGGGCACGATGGCGCTGGCCATCGCGTTCGGTGTCATCACGTTGCCCGCCCTCGCCGGCCTCAGCCTGGTGGTCGGCTTTCTCGCGGAGGCAGCGCTCCTCGTCTCGCTGAGCGTCTTTGCGTTGCTGGTGTCGCAGGCGGTCGTCAGCTTCCTCGGCGGGAAGCTCCTGCTCGATCGGATGGAAGCGCCATGGGCGAAGGGCCGCGTGGCCACACTGCTGGTCGGACTGGTCATCTTCGTGCTCATCACGACGATTCCCATCCTTGGCGGAATCATCGCCGCCATCGCCGCGCTGGCCGCGCTCGGGGCGGCCTGGCTATGGGTGCGCGACCGTCGCGCCCCCGCGCCCGCGCTCACACGCGTAGAGCCAGGGACCGCCGCTGCATAA
- a CDS encoding Clp protease N-terminal domain-containing protein has protein sequence MALERMGRCARKAWDHAVEQYHLSENRRPGLTTGHILLGVLKEDACAGGLILGNLRLDLPHAYAVTQFVLLHSRRDPSSDDAVVDVGGVPHTRAAANALAISVDEADLFSPTYPIGTEHLLLAVLRVREGIGYRVLSSFGIDVHAARAARDSLWELLHSPE, from the coding sequence ATGGCCCTGGAACGGATGGGGCGATGTGCTCGAAAAGCGTGGGACCATGCTGTCGAGCAGTACCACCTGTCGGAGAATCGGCGGCCGGGCCTCACGACCGGGCACATCCTGCTGGGCGTCCTGAAGGAGGACGCCTGTGCCGGCGGTCTGATTCTGGGAAACCTGCGCCTCGATCTTCCTCACGCCTACGCCGTGACGCAATTCGTCCTCTTGCACAGCAGGCGGGATCCATCGTCGGACGATGCGGTGGTCGATGTGGGCGGCGTCCCGCACACGCGAGCCGCCGCGAACGCGCTGGCAATCAGCGTCGATGAAGCGGACCTCTTTAGCCCAACCTACCCGATTGGGACGGAGCACCTGCTCCTTGCGGTGCTTCGTGTACGGGAGGGCATCGGATATCGGGTCCTCAGCTCTTTCGGCATCGACGTGCACGCGGCGCGCGCCGCCCGTGATTCCCTCTGGGAGCTTCTGCACAGTCCGGAGTGA
- the yqeK gene encoding bis(5'-nucleosyl)-tetraphosphatase (symmetrical) YqeK: MNVAESPTLESIRTRIEHELPVDAFGHALRTAQLARTLASAHGVDEDRAELAALVHDIADGLSDGELLRLADQFQIPISLTEARVPKLLHAAVGAEILRRDWGITDEEILDAVRDHTTGGPHMSRLAKVLFLADKIEPARDRHYGGLDPVRELAMRSLDEAILRLYGWRMDQLAATGGPVDERFIAARNRLIDQSLASRR, from the coding sequence ATGAACGTCGCCGAATCCCCCACGCTCGAGTCCATTCGCACCCGCATCGAGCACGAGCTCCCGGTCGATGCTTTTGGACACGCCCTGCGCACCGCGCAGCTCGCGCGAACCCTTGCTAGCGCCCACGGAGTCGACGAGGACCGCGCGGAATTGGCAGCGCTGGTCCACGATATCGCGGATGGACTGTCGGATGGTGAGCTTCTCCGGCTCGCCGACCAATTCCAGATTCCCATAAGCCTGACGGAGGCGCGGGTGCCCAAGCTCCTCCACGCGGCGGTCGGCGCGGAGATCCTCCGCCGCGACTGGGGCATCACAGACGAGGAGATCCTCGACGCCGTGCGCGACCACACGACCGGCGGGCCACATATGAGCCGGCTGGCCAAGGTGCTCTTCCTCGCGGACAAGATCGAGCCAGCACGCGACCGTCACTACGGAGGACTCGATCCCGTCCGGGAGCTGGCAATGCGAAGCCTCGACGAGGCGATCCTCCGCCTCTACGGTTGGCGCATGGACCAGCTTGCGGCGACCGGCGGCCCCGTGGACGAGCGCTTCATCGCCGCACGAAATCGATTGATCGACCAGTCTCTCGCCTCACGACGCTAG
- a CDS encoding hydroxyacid dehydrogenase, translating to MAEKPPGIVCYEVEPWEEAYLRDGLSDSDVRTTEEALSPHTVGLADGAEIVSVFIHSRVGASVLQQAPSVRFIATRSTGFDHIDLNLCGERGIVVSNVPTYGENTVAEHTFGLILSLSRKIHQAYVRTTRGDFSISGLRGFDLKGRTLGVVGTGHIGLHVIRIARGFGMQVLAYDTRQDALIAEVLGFSYAPLTRLLEESDIVSLHVPYLPSTHHFMDRDRLAQMKRGSLLVNTARGGLVDTEALLWALDEGILAGAGLDVIEGEELIAEERLLLEPGVATDQLQAAIRGHVLLRRDNVVITPHNAFNSDEALRRILDTTIENIHAFLRGTPANVVSA from the coding sequence ATGGCCGAGAAGCCGCCTGGCATCGTCTGCTACGAAGTCGAGCCCTGGGAGGAGGCGTATCTCCGCGACGGGCTATCGGATTCTGATGTTCGGACGACCGAGGAGGCCCTGTCGCCGCATACCGTGGGTCTTGCCGACGGCGCGGAGATCGTCTCTGTCTTCATCCATTCCCGCGTGGGCGCGTCCGTGCTTCAGCAGGCGCCGTCAGTGCGCTTCATCGCCACTCGCTCCACAGGCTTCGATCACATCGATCTGAACCTCTGTGGCGAGCGCGGCATCGTCGTCAGCAACGTGCCAACCTATGGTGAGAACACGGTCGCGGAGCACACCTTTGGACTGATCCTCTCTTTGTCCCGCAAGATTCACCAGGCGTACGTGCGGACGACGCGCGGGGACTTCTCCATCAGCGGCCTACGGGGCTTCGACCTCAAAGGGCGCACCCTCGGCGTCGTGGGCACGGGCCACATCGGCTTGCACGTCATCCGAATAGCCCGCGGCTTTGGAATGCAGGTCCTCGCCTACGACACAAGACAAGACGCCCTCATCGCGGAGGTCCTCGGCTTCTCGTACGCGCCGCTCACGCGCCTGCTGGAAGAATCTGACATCGTCTCGCTCCACGTTCCCTATCTTCCCAGCACGCATCACTTCATGGACCGCGACCGACTCGCTCAAATGAAGCGGGGGAGCCTTCTCGTGAACACCGCGCGCGGCGGCCTGGTCGATACCGAGGCGCTCCTGTGGGCGCTGGACGAAGGGATCCTCGCGGGCGCGGGCTTGGACGTGATCGAGGGAGAGGAGCTGATCGCGGAGGAGCGCTTGCTGCTAGAGCCCGGCGTGGCGACGGACCAACTCCAAGCCGCCATTCGCGGGCACGTGCTCCTCCGGCGTGACAACGTCGTCATTACGCCCCACAACGCGTTCAACTCCGACGAGGCGCTGCGCCGCATTCTCGATACGACCATCGAAAACATTCACGCGTTCCTTCGGGGCACGCCGGCGAATGTGGTGAGCGCCTGA
- a CDS encoding zinc-dependent alcohol dehydrogenase family protein, with product MLAMVLDQPRAPLRAADVPVPEPQQGQILVRVRACGVCRTDLHVVDGELPNPVLPLIPGHEIVGTVERVGPGSGGFALGDRVGIPWLGFTCGVCAFCRTGRENLCDRARFTGYTANGGYAEFAVADHRFCFRIPDAYADASAAPLLCAGLIGYRSLAKTGDGRRLGIYGFGAAAHIIAQVAAQQGREVFAFTRPGDADGQRFARSIGAAWAGDSTALSPAPLDAAIIFAPVGALVPQALRCVAKGGVVVCAGIHMSDIPSFPYAWLWGERTICSVANLTRRDGIEFLDIAGRMPIRTAVEPFSLREANEALRRLRAGEITGAAVLIPPDGSSP from the coding sequence GTGCTAGCGATGGTCCTGGACCAGCCGCGCGCTCCGCTCCGCGCGGCCGACGTGCCGGTCCCCGAGCCCCAGCAAGGCCAGATTTTGGTCCGCGTCCGGGCATGCGGCGTGTGCCGCACTGACCTGCACGTGGTCGATGGCGAGCTGCCAAACCCCGTCCTCCCGCTGATCCCCGGCCATGAGATCGTTGGCACGGTCGAGCGGGTTGGACCGGGGAGTGGAGGTTTCGCGCTCGGGGACCGCGTTGGCATCCCATGGCTCGGATTCACCTGCGGCGTCTGCGCGTTCTGTCGCACTGGACGCGAGAACCTGTGCGACCGCGCGCGCTTCACCGGATACACGGCGAACGGCGGGTACGCGGAATTCGCCGTCGCCGATCATCGCTTCTGTTTCCGCATTCCCGACGCGTACGCGGACGCATCAGCGGCGCCGCTCCTCTGCGCCGGGCTCATCGGATACCGATCGCTGGCCAAGACCGGCGACGGGCGACGGCTGGGGATCTACGGGTTTGGCGCCGCTGCCCACATCATCGCCCAAGTCGCCGCTCAGCAAGGACGGGAAGTGTTCGCCTTCACCCGCCCGGGCGATGCCGATGGCCAGCGCTTCGCGCGGTCCATCGGCGCGGCGTGGGCGGGCGACTCGACAGCGCTCTCGCCGGCGCCGCTCGACGCGGCGATCATCTTCGCGCCCGTCGGCGCGCTCGTACCACAGGCTCTCCGGTGCGTCGCGAAGGGCGGGGTCGTCGTCTGCGCGGGAATCCACATGAGCGATATCCCGAGCTTCCCGTATGCGTGGCTGTGGGGCGAACGGACGATCTGTTCCGTGGCCAACCTCACGCGGCGGGACGGCATCGAGTTCCTCGACATCGCCGGGCGCATGCCGATTCGAACCGCTGTCGAACCTTTCTCGCTCCGGGAAGCCAACGAGGCCCTGAGGCGACTGCGCGCGGGCGAGATCACCGGCGCGGCGGTTCTCATTCCACCCGACGGATCGTCGCCCTAG
- a CDS encoding LLM class flavin-dependent oxidoreductase, which yields MPTACHAPSLPAGSSRPRRTILTALSAGANGLAFGIFDWIDEARPTPLADQYEQRLRMLEYADAAGFWCYHLAEHHGTPLSMSPSPHLFLAAASQHTRHIRLGPLVTLLPLYSPIRVIEEICMLDHLSRGRIELGVGRGVVPAELAQYNVRGEESRAIFLEALDVVVQGLRDGHVAHEGPHYRFPNAIVPLRPLQRPYPPLWYPTSNPDSVEWIASHGFNTMFGFTLPTLEQTVTQLARHRRILDAHRSDPNRLNGHVAAPMCGLARHVYVAESDRRAEEEARGAYVEFRENFLSRPPVPGALPEAIHAMRRENWEQFVEQGGIFVGSPETVRRGIQQYLDATSISYFVGVFAFGNLSLERILTSMRLFVEQVAPALTTPVSSGQGATAGG from the coding sequence ATGCCCACGGCGTGTCACGCGCCGAGTCTTCCCGCTGGCAGCTCGCGCCCCCGGAGGACCATCCTGACCGCTCTCAGCGCCGGCGCCAACGGCCTGGCTTTCGGCATCTTCGACTGGATCGACGAGGCGCGTCCGACGCCCCTCGCCGATCAGTACGAACAACGCCTCAGGATGCTGGAGTATGCGGACGCGGCCGGGTTTTGGTGCTACCATCTCGCGGAGCACCACGGCACGCCGCTCTCGATGTCGCCCTCCCCGCACCTCTTCCTGGCGGCGGCCTCGCAGCACACGCGGCACATCAGGCTCGGCCCCCTGGTCACATTGCTGCCCCTCTATAGTCCAATTCGCGTGATCGAAGAGATCTGCATGCTGGACCATTTGTCCCGTGGTCGGATCGAGCTTGGCGTGGGGCGCGGCGTCGTGCCGGCGGAGCTGGCCCAATACAACGTTCGCGGTGAAGAATCGCGGGCCATATTCCTCGAGGCGCTCGACGTCGTCGTGCAAGGCCTGCGCGACGGTCACGTCGCGCACGAAGGACCGCACTACCGCTTCCCGAACGCCATCGTCCCCCTCCGCCCGCTGCAGAGACCGTATCCGCCCCTCTGGTACCCCACCAGCAACCCGGACTCCGTGGAATGGATCGCAAGCCATGGCTTCAACACGATGTTCGGTTTCACGCTGCCCACCTTGGAGCAAACGGTCACCCAGCTCGCTCGTCATCGCCGCATCCTCGACGCCCATCGCAGCGATCCCAATCGATTGAACGGCCACGTCGCCGCCCCGATGTGTGGGCTTGCTCGCCACGTCTACGTCGCGGAGAGCGACCGGCGCGCTGAAGAAGAAGCGCGCGGCGCGTACGTGGAGTTCCGAGAGAACTTCCTGTCCCGGCCACCGGTCCCCGGGGCGCTTCCGGAGGCAATTCACGCGATGCGTCGCGAGAACTGGGAGCAGTTCGTCGAGCAGGGCGGAATCTTTGTGGGATCGCCCGAGACCGTGCGCCGCGGCATTCAACAATACCTCGACGCGACGTCCATCTCCTACTTCGTTGGCGTGTTCGCCTTTGGAAACCTGTCCCTCGAACGGATCCTCACGTCGATGCGCCTGTTCGTGGAGCAGGTCGCGCCGGCGCTAACGACTCCCGTCAGTAGCGGTCAGGGAGCGACAGCCGGCGGGTAG
- a CDS encoding NAD(P)-binding domain-containing protein: MLRRDEVEPLLDLPQAIDVTKAVAQEDAAGTVVRMPPFGGNGWSRRIVRVVGGGLFGLGRFGIRAGELALVFDADTSEALAIMDLPTGDLRLAASVATAAQYLAREDAHRLALIGSGTVAHAMLRGLCAVRPIDDVRVYSRSPEHRRAFAESASAEFGISVAPADAAEAAVRDADVVAAGTNAREPLVRYEWLRPGTHVSSAGLNFELDRSVYERADQFVAASPQQEIASAAPTDTPGRVTGGPISELLRDGTLSPAAIVALGTIVRGDVAPRSGPNDINVFRESRGGLGDAALAARAYDLARQRGLGTEFALR, translated from the coding sequence ATGCTTCGGCGTGACGAGGTCGAGCCATTGCTCGACCTCCCGCAGGCGATCGACGTGACCAAGGCTGTGGCGCAAGAGGATGCGGCTGGGACCGTCGTGCGCATGCCGCCATTCGGAGGAAACGGCTGGTCCCGACGCATCGTCCGCGTCGTTGGCGGCGGCCTGTTCGGGCTGGGGCGTTTCGGGATTCGCGCGGGCGAGCTGGCCCTGGTATTTGACGCCGACACGAGCGAGGCGTTGGCCATCATGGACTTACCGACCGGCGACTTGCGGCTCGCGGCGAGCGTCGCCACGGCGGCACAGTACCTCGCCCGCGAAGACGCGCATCGACTCGCGCTGATTGGCAGCGGGACGGTTGCCCACGCAATGCTCCGTGGGCTCTGCGCCGTTCGTCCCATCGACGACGTCCGAGTCTACAGTCGGAGTCCCGAGCATCGACGGGCATTTGCCGAATCTGCCAGCGCCGAATTCGGAATTTCCGTTGCGCCGGCCGACGCGGCGGAGGCTGCCGTTCGGGATGCGGACGTCGTTGCGGCAGGAACGAACGCTCGGGAGCCGCTGGTGCGGTACGAGTGGCTGCGGCCCGGTACCCACGTCAGCAGCGCCGGACTGAATTTCGAGCTCGACCGCTCCGTCTACGAGCGCGCGGACCAGTTCGTGGCGGCCAGCCCGCAGCAGGAGATTGCGAGCGCCGCCCCGACGGACACGCCGGGCCGTGTGACCGGCGGACCGATCTCCGAATTGCTGCGGGACGGAACCCTCTCACCGGCGGCCATCGTCGCCCTCGGCACGATCGTGCGTGGAGACGTCGCCCCGCGCAGTGGACCGAACGATATCAACGTATTTCGCGAATCGCGGGGCGGCCTCGGCGATGCCGCGCTCGCGGCGCGCGCTTATGATCTGGCGCGCCAGCGCGGTCTCGGGACCGAGTTCGCGTTGCGCTGA
- a CDS encoding VOC family protein, protein MARIRHVAFIVDEPKKLYDYYHRLFGVEQVRTSPSGSIHVVDPLFNLAFLQHITSESEVVNTHRADGAEANQTLGINHFGFIVDQLDEVLQRLPANVKRGESPQNGRPAEMRVVDPWGNNFDLSSRGFLGREENRLPGVRHVVLQAADPVEAARFYHSVLDLKEVRRTEDGGALLTDGEVTLAVTPRRWVERPGIQYVGIRVDDWGDLEARFEEFGADLPAPRAGEHEVRLRDPEGNLYAVSPRGWLE, encoded by the coding sequence ATGGCACGGATTCGCCACGTCGCATTCATCGTCGACGAGCCCAAAAAACTCTACGACTATTACCATCGCCTCTTCGGCGTCGAGCAGGTGCGCACCAGCCCGTCGGGCTCGATCCACGTGGTCGATCCGCTCTTCAACCTCGCGTTCCTCCAGCACATCACCTCGGAGTCGGAGGTCGTCAACACCCACCGCGCGGACGGGGCCGAGGCGAACCAAACGCTGGGCATCAACCATTTCGGGTTCATCGTCGATCAGCTCGACGAGGTCCTCCAACGGCTCCCGGCGAACGTCAAGCGAGGTGAGAGCCCGCAGAACGGACGCCCCGCGGAGATGCGAGTCGTGGATCCCTGGGGCAACAACTTCGACCTCTCGTCGCGAGGATTCCTGGGCCGTGAGGAGAACCGATTACCCGGCGTTCGGCACGTGGTGCTCCAGGCCGCGGATCCGGTCGAAGCTGCGCGCTTCTACCACTCAGTGCTCGATCTGAAAGAGGTGCGACGCACCGAAGACGGGGGCGCTCTCCTGACCGACGGCGAGGTGACCCTGGCCGTCACCCCTCGCCGATGGGTCGAGCGGCCGGGCATCCAGTACGTCGGGATCCGGGTGGACGACTGGGGCGATCTCGAGGCCCGCTTCGAAGAGTTCGGCGCCGACTTGCCCGCCCCGCGCGCGGGCGAGCACGAGGTGCGACTCCGGGATCCCGAGGGCAATCTCTACGCCGTGTCCCCGCGCGGCTGGCTCGAGTGA
- a CDS encoding alkaline phosphatase family protein, translated as MAATFLWGGPTPHVSPSAAQTERRPPIDHVIVIFLENHSFDNLYGLFPGAEGLAQAGPTATQVDLSGNPYDVLPRVRDSNTRLFAIDDRFPDLTNAPFDIGQFVSLDERTGDLVHRFYQEQLQIDRGMMDKFAAYSDAGGLVMGYYDGSQLPLWSYAQQYTLADHFFHAAFGGSMLNHRWLVCACTPVFPNAPDSIRAKVGPDGELLQDGAVSFDDYVINNLESANSPHSPTTPTDQLVPPQTAPHIGDRLDQKGISWKWYSGGWKDAMGGHASYYYSYVVEPFVYFQDLADGTDAKAAHLQGELDFFSDLAAHTLPNVVFLKPIGPDDEHPGEGGVMSGDRHAASLIRAIQDSPYWGSSAIIVTYDENGGFWDHVPPPRVDRWGPGTRVPAIIISPYARRGYVDHTVYDTTSILRFIEWLWDLEPLGTRDATANNLAAAFTFD; from the coding sequence GTGGCAGCGACCTTTCTCTGGGGAGGGCCAACGCCGCACGTCTCCCCGTCGGCTGCCCAGACGGAACGTCGACCGCCGATCGATCACGTCATCGTCATCTTCTTGGAGAACCACTCGTTCGACAATCTCTACGGGCTATTCCCCGGCGCAGAGGGGCTGGCCCAGGCGGGCCCGACGGCAACACAGGTCGATCTGAGTGGAAATCCATACGACGTTCTCCCCCGCGTTCGTGACTCCAATACACGGCTCTTCGCCATCGACGACCGCTTTCCCGATCTCACCAACGCACCGTTCGACATCGGCCAATTCGTCTCCCTCGACGAGCGAACAGGCGACCTCGTCCATCGCTTTTACCAAGAGCAGCTTCAGATCGATCGGGGCATGATGGACAAGTTCGCGGCGTATTCGGACGCCGGCGGGCTGGTGATGGGGTACTACGACGGCTCTCAGCTCCCGCTCTGGAGCTATGCTCAGCAGTACACGCTCGCGGACCATTTCTTCCACGCGGCATTCGGCGGTTCGATGTTGAACCACAGGTGGCTGGTGTGCGCGTGCACGCCCGTGTTTCCCAACGCGCCGGATTCCATTCGCGCCAAGGTGGGGCCAGATGGTGAGCTTCTTCAGGACGGCGCCGTCTCGTTCGATGACTACGTCATCAACAATCTGGAATCGGCAAACTCGCCCCACTCGCCAACCACGCCAACGGATCAGCTGGTCCCACCGCAGACGGCGCCCCACATTGGCGACCGTCTGGACCAGAAGGGGATCTCGTGGAAGTGGTATTCGGGGGGCTGGAAGGATGCCATGGGCGGCCATGCGAGCTACTACTATTCGTACGTCGTCGAGCCGTTCGTGTACTTCCAGGATCTGGCCGACGGCACGGATGCCAAGGCGGCCCATCTTCAGGGGGAGCTGGATTTCTTTTCGGACCTCGCGGCGCACACGCTCCCAAACGTGGTGTTCTTGAAGCCGATCGGGCCGGACGACGAGCATCCGGGCGAGGGCGGCGTGATGAGTGGAGATCGCCACGCTGCGAGCCTGATTCGGGCTATCCAAGACAGCCCATACTGGGGGAGCAGCGCCATCATCGTCACGTATGACGAGAACGGCGGCTTCTGGGACCATGTGCCGCCGCCCCGCGTCGACCGTTGGGGACCGGGAACGCGCGTGCCGGCCATCATCATTTCTCCGTATGCGCGTCGCGGATACGTGGACCATACGGTGTACGATACGACGTCGATTCTGCGGTTCATCGAATGGCTCTGGGATCTCGAGCCACTGGGGACGCGAGACGCGACGGCGAACAACCTCGCCGCCGCGTTCACCTTCGACTGA